A single genomic interval of Electrophorus electricus isolate fEleEle1 chromosome 4, fEleEle1.pri, whole genome shotgun sequence harbors:
- the mbtps1 gene encoding membrane-bound transcription factor site-1 protease, translating to MGYKLNCTSGIMAPTMVWLVLVLALLAGHLPLAGTKEGQGTPNLSSSSFASDGFLSSNCSQITLKLDFSSKVVEHEYIVAFNGYFTAKARSHFISSALRGVGAVNWRIMPRENPASDYPSDFEVVQIRQDAHSSLLTLQDHPYIKRVTPQRKVFRSLKLLAVGGDGGSSCNDTRWMQKWQSWQSSRPLRRTSLSLGSGFWHATGRHSSRRLLRAIPRHVAHILQADVLWQMGHTGSGVKVAVFDTGLSEKHPHFKNVKERTNWTNEKTLDDGLGHGTFVAGVIASMRECQGFAPDSELHIFRVFTNNQVSYTSWFLDAFNYAILKKIDVLNLSIGGPDFMDHPFVDKVWELTANRVIMVSAIGNDGPLYGTLNNPADQMDVIGVGGIDFEDNIARFSSRGMTTWELPGGYGRVKPDIVTYGSGVRGSGMKEGCRSLSGTSVASPVVAGAVTLLASTVLNRELVNPASMKQALIASARRLPGVNMFEQGHGKLDLLRAYQILYSYRPQASLSPSYIDLTECPYMWPYCSQPIYYGGMPTIVNVTILNGMGVTGRIVDKPIWQPYLPQNGDHIDVAVSYSPVLWPWAGYLAVSISVAKKAASWEGIAQGHVMLTVASPAENDSAVGAEMTSTVKLPVKVKIVPTPPRSKRVLWDQYHNLRYPPGYFPRDNLRMKNDPLDWNGDHIHTNFRDMYQHLRSMGYFVEVLGSPITCFDASQYGTLLMVDSEEEYFPEEISKLRRDIDNGLSLIIFSDWYNTSVMRKVKFYDENTRQWWMPDTGGANIPALNDLISVWGMAFSDGLFEGDFTMADHDMYYASGCSIARFPEDGIVIAQTLKDQGLEVLKQETAVVENVPVLGLYQTPSEGGGRIALYGDSNCIDDSHRQKDCFWLLDALLQYTSYGVTPPSILHSQNKVLPPTGTDGSLPERLEGNHLYRYSKVLEAHLGDPKPRPLPACPHLSWAKPQPLNETAPSNLWKHQKLLSVDMDKVVLPNMKAYRPQVRPLSPGERGAWDIPGGIMPGRYNQEVGQTIPMFAFLGAMVVLSFFVVQLTKSRNRPKRRKPRIKRPLYLQQQQQIPHTGKNPTV from the exons ATGGGTTATAAACTGAACTGCACCTCAGGCATCATGGCCCCAACAATGGTGTGGCTCGTCCTGGTTTTGGCCCTGCTGGCAGGGCACTTGCCCCTGGCAGGCACTAAGGAAGGCCAAGGGACTCCCAACTTGTCTTCATCTTCCTTTGCCTCTGATGGATTCTTGAGCTCCAACTGCTCACAGATAACCCTGAAACTGGACTTTTCTTCTAAAGTAGTGGAACATG AGTACATCGTAGCATTTAACGGCTACTTCACGGCCAAGGCTCGCAGCCACTTCATCAGTAGTGCCCTGCGAGGTGTCGGGGCAGTGAACTGGCGCATCATGCCCAGGGAGAACCCCGCCAGCGACTACCCGAGTGACTTTGAGGTGGTGCAGATCCGGCAGGACGCACACAGCAGCCTGCTCACCCTGCAAGACCACCCCTACATCAAGAGGGTCACGCCCCAGCGCAAGGTCTTCCGCTCCCTCAAACTGCTCGCTG TGGGAGGCGATGGTGGCTCCTCCTGTAACGACACGCGCTGGATGCAAAAGTGGCAGTCGTGGCAGTCGTCCCGGCCGCTGAGGAGGACCAGTCTGTCTCTGGGCTCGGGCTTCTGGCATGCCACGGGTCGACATTCTAGCCGCCGCCTGCTCCGGGCCATCCCCCGCCATGTGGCCCACATCCTGCAGGCTGATGTCCTCTGGCAAATGGGCCACACTG GCTCAGGGGTAAAAGTGGCTGTGTTTGATACTGGACTTAGTGAGAAACATCCCCACTTTAAGAATGTTAAGGAGAGGACCAACTGGACGAATGAGAAGACACTGGATGATG GCTTGGGCCATGGCACGTTTGTGGCTGGAGTCATAGCCAGCATGAGGGAATGTCAGGGCTTCGCTCCTGACTCTGAGCTGCACATCTTCAGAGTGTTCACCAACAACCAG GTGTCCTACACATCTTGGTTTCTGGATGCCTTTAATTATGCAATCTTGAAGAAGATCGATGTGTTAAATCTCAGCATTGGAGGTCCAGACTTCATGGACCATCCTTTCGTCGATAAG GTTTGGGAGCTCACAGCAAACAGGGTGATCATGGTGTCTGCAATTGGGAATGATGGCCCTCTCTATGG CACTCTGAACAACCCAGCCGATCAGATGGATGTGATAGGGGTTGGTGGGATTGATTTTGAGGACAACATCGCCAGGTTCTCCTCAAGGGGAATGACAACATGG GAGCTGCCAGGTGGCTATGGCAGGGTAAAGCCTGACATTGTGACCTATGGCTCTGGCGTGCGTGGGTCAGGAATGAAAGAGGGCTGCCGCTCTCTCTCCGGCACCAGCGTGGCCTCGCCTGTAGTGGCTGGTGCCGTCACGCTGCTCGCCAG taCGGTGCTGAACAGAGAGCTGGTCAACCCAGCCAGCATGAAGCAGGCTCTGATCGCATCAGCACGCAGGCTTCCTGGGGTCAACATGTTCGAACAGGGCCATGGAAAACTAGACCTGCTCCGAGCCTACCAGATTCTCTACAGCTACCGGCCGCAGGCCAG TCTCAGTCCCAGCTACATAGATCTGACCGAGTGTCCCTACATGTGGCCCTACTGCTCCCAGCCCATCTACTACGGCGGCATGCCAACCATAGTCAACGTCACCATCCTCAATGGCATGGGTGTGACCGGCAGGATTGTGGACAAG CCGATCTGGCAGCCCTACCTGCCCCAGAACGGGGACCACATTGACGTGGCCGTATCCTACTCCCCCGTGCTGTGGCCCTGGGCCGGCTATCTGGCCGTGTCCATATCCGTGGCCAAGAAAGCGGCATCCTGGGAGGGGATTGCCCAGGGTCATGTCATGCTTACTGTGGCCTCCCCTGCAGAGAATGAC tCCGCAGTAGGAGCTGAAATGACCTCCACGGTGAAGCTCCCGGTGAAGGTGAAGATTGTGCCGACTCCTCCCCGCAGCAAGAGGGTGCTATGGGACCAGTACCACAACCTGCGTTACCCGCCCGGCTACTTCCCCCGAGACAACCTGCGCATGAAGAATGACCCACTTGACTG GAACGGCGATCACATCCATACCAACTTCAGAGACATGTACCAGCATCTCAGGAGTATGGGCTACTTTGTTGAAGTTCTAGGCTCCCCCATCACATGTTTCGATGCCAGTCAGTATG GGACTCTGTTGATGGTAGACAGCGAGGAAGAATACTTCCCAGAGGAGATCTCCAAGCTACGAAGGGATATTGATAACGGCCTGTCCCTCATCATCTTCAGCGACTGGTACAATACTTCAGTCATGAGGAAGGTCAAGTTCTATGATGAAAACACCAG GCAGTGGTGGATGCCAGACACAGGAGGTGCCAATATACCAGCTCTGAATGACCTCATCTCTGTGTGGGGAATGGCCTTTAGCGATGGGCTGTTTGAAGGAGATTTCACCATGGCAGATCACGaca TGTACTATGCCTCAGGGTGTAGCATTGCACGCTTTCCAGAGGATGGCATTGTTATTGCACAAACTTTAAAGGATCAAG GACTAGAAGTCTTGAAACAAGAGACTGCAGTTGTGGAGAATGTTCCTGTGCTTGGACTATACCAAACACCTTCAGAAGGAGGAGGTCGCATTGCACTGTATGGAGACTCCAACTGCATAGATGACAGTCACAGACAGAAAG ATTGTTTTTGGCTGTTGGATGCCCTGCTGCAGTACACATCCTATGGTGTGACTCCTCCAAGTATTCTTCACTCTCAGAACAAAGTCTTGCCCCCTACAGGCACTGATGGGTCACTACCAGAGAGGCTGGAGG GTAATCACCTCTACCGCTACTCAAAGGTGCTAGAGGCCCACCTTGGCGATCCAAAACCTCGGCCCCTGCCTGCATGCCCTCACCTGTCCTGGGCCAAACCGCAGCCACTCAATGAGACTGCTCCCAG TAACCTGTGGAAGCACCAAAAGCTGCTGTCTGTGGACATGGACAAAGTGGTGCTGCCCAACATGAAGGCGTATCGACCGCAGGTACGACCCCTGTCACCTGGGGAGAGAGGAGCCTGGGACATTCCTGGAG gtataATGCCAGGTCGTTATAATCAGGAGGTGGGTCAGACCATCCCCATGTTTGCCTTCCTGGGCGCTATGGTTGTGCTATCCTTCTTCGTGGTGCAGCTGACGAAGTCCAGGAACAGGCCAAAGCGCAGAAAACCCCGTATTAAACGGCCCCTCtacctgcagcagcagcagcagatacCCCACACAGGCAAAAACCCCACTGTGTGA